The following proteins are co-located in the Brachybacterium sacelli genome:
- a CDS encoding helix-turn-helix domain-containing protein, whose protein sequence is MDNRAEVREFLMSRRAKVTPEDVGLPAGGARRVSGLRRSEVAALAGVSVEYYAKLERGAIAGASASVLDAVVCALLLDETERRHLLDLARAADGIPTSGRPRRRGAAAPAPMRPALHWALDSLTDGVAFVRDQYQNLLATNELGHAFYSPVIGDGGRVPNLARFQFLDPAAQDFYPEWERFAEMCVGSMRVEAGRDPHDATLQDLVGELSTCSDTFRRLWGAHDVRTHGAGTKRFHHPVVGELTLAYEELAITAEPGRAVIVYTAEPGSTSQERLRLLASWQASRRAEARRGEDPLPEPEAGPAPASADDEHA, encoded by the coding sequence ATGGACAACCGGGCCGAGGTGCGTGAATTCCTCATGTCGCGCCGAGCGAAGGTGACGCCGGAGGACGTCGGGCTGCCGGCCGGTGGCGCGCGGCGCGTGTCGGGCCTGCGCCGCAGCGAGGTCGCGGCGCTCGCCGGGGTCAGCGTCGAGTACTACGCGAAGCTCGAGCGGGGCGCGATCGCCGGGGCCTCGGCCTCGGTGCTCGACGCGGTGGTCTGCGCACTGCTGCTCGACGAGACCGAGCGCCGTCACCTGCTGGATCTCGCGCGTGCCGCCGACGGCATCCCGACCTCGGGGCGCCCCCGCCGGCGCGGCGCCGCCGCCCCCGCGCCGATGCGACCGGCCCTGCACTGGGCACTGGACTCCCTGACCGACGGCGTCGCCTTCGTGCGTGACCAGTACCAGAACCTGTTGGCGACCAACGAGCTGGGGCACGCCTTCTACTCCCCGGTGATTGGCGACGGCGGACGGGTCCCGAACCTCGCCCGCTTCCAGTTCCTCGACCCCGCGGCGCAGGACTTCTACCCGGAGTGGGAGCGGTTCGCCGAGATGTGCGTGGGCAGCATGCGGGTGGAGGCGGGCCGGGATCCGCACGACGCGACGCTCCAGGACCTGGTGGGGGAGCTGTCGACCTGCAGCGACACCTTCCGCCGGCTGTGGGGCGCCCACGACGTGCGCACCCACGGGGCCGGGACCAAACGTTTCCACCACCCCGTGGTCGGCGAGCTGACCCTGGCCTACGAGGAGCTCGCGATCACCGCGGAACCGGGCCGCGCCGTCATCGTCTACACCGCCGAACCCGGCTCCACCAGCCAGGAGCGATTGCGGCTCCTGGCCAGCTGGCAGGCCTCCCGGCGGGCCGAGGCACGACGAGGGGAGGACCCGCTCCCCGAGCCCGAGGCAGGGCCCGCGCCGGCGTCCGCCGACGACGAGCACGCCTGA
- a CDS encoding NAD(P)H-dependent oxidoreductase, whose translation MPVDHPPTPGSALWVLAHPRRESLNGHLFRAGVEALSRDHEVATSDLYSLGFDPVLGEPDLGEPAGRPGNLAELAGEAYTRGQVLPEVQAEHEKLARAELLVLQFPLWWYGTPAILKGWLDRTLTDSFAYDNEIDPAHGVPRRYGDGGLTRRRALIVVTVGEDERTLGPRGLSGDLDSLLFPLTHGALWYVGIEALDLHVVHDADSLSAAGVVREIRRLRQRLEGIDSEPTRPFRRLRDGDYPSDLRALHPDLLPGRTDLEIHRVG comes from the coding sequence ATGCCCGTCGATCATCCGCCCACCCCCGGGTCCGCCCTGTGGGTCCTCGCTCACCCCCGGCGCGAGTCCCTGAACGGCCATCTGTTCCGCGCCGGCGTCGAGGCGCTCTCCCGCGACCACGAGGTGGCGACCTCGGACCTGTACTCCCTGGGGTTCGACCCCGTGCTCGGCGAACCGGACCTCGGCGAGCCCGCGGGCCGGCCCGGGAATCTGGCCGAGCTCGCCGGAGAGGCCTACACCCGGGGGCAGGTGCTGCCCGAGGTGCAGGCCGAGCACGAGAAGCTCGCGCGCGCCGAGCTGCTCGTGCTGCAGTTCCCGCTGTGGTGGTACGGCACGCCCGCGATCCTCAAGGGATGGCTGGACCGCACCCTGACCGACAGCTTCGCCTACGACAACGAGATCGACCCGGCGCACGGTGTGCCGCGACGGTACGGCGACGGTGGTCTCACCCGGCGCAGGGCCCTGATCGTCGTCACCGTCGGCGAGGACGAGCGCACTCTCGGCCCGCGCGGCCTCAGCGGGGACCTCGACTCCCTGCTGTTCCCCCTCACCCACGGTGCGCTCTGGTACGTGGGGATCGAGGCGCTGGACCTGCACGTCGTCCACGACGCCGACTCGCTCAGCGCGGCCGGTGTGGTCCGGGAGATCCGACGCCTGCGGCAGCGGCTCGAGGGGATCGACTCGGAACCGACACGTCCCTTCCGACGCCTGCGCGACGGGGACTACCCCTCCGATCTGCGAGCACTGCACCCGGACCTGCTGCCGGGACGCACCGACCTCGAGATCCACCGGGTGGGATGA